The following coding sequences lie in one Arachis hypogaea cultivar Tifrunner chromosome 4, arahy.Tifrunner.gnm2.J5K5, whole genome shotgun sequence genomic window:
- the LOC114927599 gene encoding receptor-like protein 47, translating into MLELLDLSHNHFNDSFPFWLGSLPKLKVISLHDNEFHGAIKCPSKCTFVKLHIIDLSENNFSGNLSSEIIKSFKSMTLSNTSHQVHLKNDIYQLLHSLVDIDLFSFPMSNKGVVMNYQGDQYFHYMVAIDLSCNKISGEIPDIMGSLNGLVVLNLSNNMFTGSIPSSLGKLSNLEVLDLSLNSLSGNIPQQLTALTFLDFFNVSFNNLSGPIPENRQFSTFENSSFKGNKGLCGIQLVKKCKDHSKPPLPTLDGDQDSESKSFFEFNWMVILIGYGSGLIAGLALGNAFAGDVFRLLKRIFPFKSQVLMLVFSCV; encoded by the coding sequence ATGCTAGAGCTTCTTGACTTGAGCCATAACCATTTCAATGATTCATTTCCTTTTTGGTTAGGATCTCTTCCCAAATTGAAGGTGATTTCTTTACATGATAATGAATTTCATGGAGCTATAAAGTGCCCATCAAAATGCACATTCGTGAAACTTCACATCATTGATCTTTCTGAGAATAATTTTTCTGGAAATTTGTCATCAGAAATAATCAAGAGTTTCAAATCGATGACTCTTTCCAACACAAGTCATCAAGTACATCTCAAAAACGACATTTATCAGTTGCTACATTCTTTGGTTGATATTGATTTGTTTTCATTTCCAATGTCCAACAAAGGAGTTGTCATGAATTATCAAGGGGATCAATACTTTCATTATATGGTAGCCATTGATCTTTCATGCAACAAAATTTCTGGTGAGATTCCGGATATCATGGGAAGTTTGAATGGCCTTGTTGTGCTCAATTTGTCCAACAACATGTTTACTGGCAGCATCCCATCTTCTCTAGGAAAGCTTTCAAATCTTGAAGTGCTGGACCTTTCTCTCAATAGCTTGTCAGGGAATATTCCTCAACAACTCACAGCACTAACCTTCTTGGATTTCTTCAATGTGTCCTTCAACAATCTCTCAGGTCCAATACCAGAAAATAGACAATTTTCCACATTTGAAAATAGTTCTTTCAAGGGAAACAAAGGTTTATGTGGGATTCAACTAGTGAAGAAATGTAAAGATCACTCTAAACCTCCACTACCAACTCTTGATGGTGATCAAGACTCTGAATCAAAAtctttctttgaatttaattggatgGTAATTCTAATCGGATATGGGAGTGGCCTTATTGCTGGATTAGCACTGGGAAATGCTTTTGCTGGAGATGTTTTTAGGTTGTTGAAAAGGATCTTTCCTTTTAAGTCACAAGTCTTGATGTTGGTCTTTTCATGTGTATAA
- the LOC112797754 gene encoding receptor-like protein 6 translates to MTMMRFLCSLTLSLQFLLLFSSLFPTTLLTNCSPLNHSTHHHECHEHESYALLQFKESFLTSKSASYNPISYPKTASWVPTTDCCSWDGIECNELTGHVIGIDLSSGQLYGSMDPNSTLFSLVHLRSLNLSDNDFNHSQIPAKIGELSQLRYLNLSHGNENTFSGEVPSQVSQLSNLLSLDLRSYTFGSLPYDLINHLQLKASTLTSLTQNSTRLEHLRLSFVTISSSLPHTLTNLTSLQKLTLRQCELYGEFPIGIFHLPNLRVLNLGQNQNLRGMLPNFHSSSFINIILDGTSFYGTIPTSIENLTSLNCFVIPRCSFYGAIPSALGNLTQLAQLDLAYNGFVGEIPHSLFRLENLEILSLGYNFFEGQLALDMFLKLKMLNVLDLPYNKLSLFSQNRAVNMTIIPPIQWLGLGSCNLTGKVPTWIMNLTSLYHLNLYKNNLQGEIPYFLFMLENLTGLNLADNWLEGHVELDMLSKLKKLTALGLGGGNKLSFSEGKNTSNVTIPSQIQYLELNSCNLVHFPNIIQYLQELTNLHLPCNGIKTIPDWIWNKTSLQCLMIFNNPLIGEISPLICNLQSLVYLDLSSNNLVGMIPSCLGSFSRSLQILSLAGNKLTGNIPQTYVKGNALQLIDFSSNK, encoded by the coding sequence ATGACAATGATGAGGTTCTTGTGTTCTCTTACTTTGTCCCTgcagtttcttctccttttctcatCACTCTTTCCAACCACCCTGCTCACAAACTGTTCACCTTTGAATCATTCAACTCATCATCATGAGTGCCATGAGCATGAAAGCTATGCCCTGTTGCAGTTTAAGGAATCCTTTCTAACAAGTAAGTCTGCTTCTTACAATCCTATCAGTTATCCTAAAACTGCTTCTTGGGTTCCTACCACAGATTGCTGCTCCTGGGATGGCATTGAATGCAATGAGCTCACAGGTCATGTGATTGGCATTGATCTCAGCAGCGGCCAGCTCTATGGTTCCATGGATCCCAATAGCACCCTTTTCTCACTTGTGCACCTTCGAAGTCTCAATCTTTCTGACAATGACTTCAATCACTCTCAAATTCCTGCTAAGATAGGTGAGCTTTCACAGCTAAGATATCTGAATCTTTCTCATGGCAATGAAAACACATTCTCTGGTGAGGTTCCATCTCAAGTTTCACAATTGTCCAACTTGTTGTCCCTTGATCTTCGCAGCTATACCTTTGGGTCACTTCCATATGATCTAATCAACCATTTGCAACTCAAGGCATCCACTCTCACAAGCTTAACTCAAAACTCAACTAGACTTGAACACCTTCGTCTTAGTTTTGTGACCATTTCATCATCTTTACCTCATACTCTCACAAACCTTACATCCTTGCAAAAACTCACTCTTCGCCAATGTGAACTATATGGTGAATTCCCAATTGGAATATTCCATCTCCCAAACTTAAGAGTCTTGAATTTGGGACAAAACCAAAACCTTAGGGGTATGCTGCCTAATTTTCACTCAAGCTCATTCATCAACATAATCCTTGATGGCACAAGTTTTTATGGCACAATTCCAACATCCATTGAAAACCTCACTTCTTTGAATTGTTTTGTGATTCCAAGATGCAGTTTTTATGGGGCCATTCCTTCTGCGCTTGGCAACCTCACCCAACTTGCTCAGTTAGATCTTGCCTATAATGGCTTTGTTGGTGAAATCCCTCACTCTCTTTTTAGACTAGAGAATCTTGAAATTTTGTCTCTGGGCTATAATTTCTTTGAAGGGCAACTAGCACTTGACATGTTTTTGAAACTAAAGATGCTTAATGTTCTAGACTTGCCTTACAACAAACTGTCTTTGTTCTCACAAAATAGGGCTGTCAATATGACAATCATTCCTCCAATTCAGTGGTTAGGGTTGGGTTCATGCAATTTGACTGGAAAAGTTCCAACTTGGATAATGAATCTAACCTCTCTATATCACTTGAatctttataaaaataatcttcaAGGTGAAATTCCATATTTCCTCTTCATGTTGGAGAATCTTACAGGCCTTAATCTGGCTGATAATTGGTTGGAAGGACATGTCGAACTTGACATGCTTTCAAAGCTCAAAAAGCTTACTGCACTTGGTTTAGGTGGAGGCAATAAATTGTCATTTTCTGAAGGGAAGAACACTTCGAATGTAAccattccttctcaaattcaataTTTAGAATTAAACTCATGTAATTTAGTTCATTTTCCCAATATTATACAATACTTACAAGAGCTGACAAATCTTCATCTACCATGCAATGGCATAAAGACTATACCAGATTGGATATGGAATAAAACTAGTCTTCAGTGTTTGATGATTTTCAACAATCCATTGATAGGAGAAATATCCCCCTTGATATGCAATCTGCAATCCCTTGTGTATCTTGATTTATCTTCCAACAACTTAGTTGGTATGATACCATCATGTTTGGGAAGCTTTAGCCGATCTCTTCAAATTTTGAGTCTTGCAGGAAACAAATTGACTGGCAATATTCCTCAAACTTATGTGAAAGGAAATGCCCTTCAGTTGATTGATTTCAGTTCTAACAAGTAA
- the LOC112797755 gene encoding hydroxymethylglutaryl-CoA lyase, mitochondrial isoform X2 — translation MQRISQLLKGIPDFVKIVEVGPRDGLQNEKSIVPTDVKVELIKLLVSSGLSVIEATSFVSPKWVPQLADAKDVLEGIQDVEGVSFPVLTPNLKGFEAAVAAGAKEVAVFPAASESFSKANLNSGIEDNLARCRDIASASRSYSIPIRGYISCVVGCPFEGHVAPAKVAYVAKALNEMGCSEISLGDTIGVGTPGTVVPMLEAVLDVVPVDKLAVHFHDTYGQALSNTLISLQMGISVVDSSVSGLGGCPYAKGATGNVATEDVVYMLDGIGVKTNVDLGKLMQAGDFICKHLGRASNSRAATALSKVKAHTSKL, via the exons ATGCAAAGGATTTCTCAA CTTCTTAAAGGTATTCCAGACTTTGTAAAGATAGTGGAGGTTGGTCCAAGGGATGGATTGCAGAATGAGAAGTCTATCGTTCCAACTGATGTAAAAGTTGAATTGATAAAGCTGCTGGTTTCTTCTGGGTTGTCTGTCATCGAGGCAACAAGTTTTGTATCACCAAAATGGGTTCCACAG TTGGCAGATGCAAAGGATGTATTGGAAGGCATTCAAGATGTGGAAGGTGTTAGCTTTCCTGTATTAACTCCAAACCTCAAA GGCTTTGAGGCAGCTGTTGCTGCTGGGGCTAAGGAAGTGGCTGTttttcctgcagcttctgaatcattCTCTAAAGCAAATCTCAACTCTGGCATTGAGGATAATCTTGCTCGTTGCCGAGACATTGCTTCAGCTTCTCGAAGCTACTCAATCCCCATTCGTGG ATATATATCATGTGTTGTGGGATGTCCTTTTGAAGGACATGTTGCTCCAGCCAAAGTAGCATATGTGGCAAAGGCACTTAATGAGATGGGTTGCTCAGAGATTTCACTAGGTGATACGATTGGTGTTGGTACACCTG GCACTGTCGTTCCAATGCTGGAAGCTGTTCTTGATGTTGTTCCAGTTGACAAGCTTGCTGTCCACTTTCATGATACTTATGGTCAGGCGCTTTCAAATACTCTAATTTCACTTCAG ATGGGGATCAGTGTAGTGGATTCATCTGTTTCCGGCCTTGGGGGTTGTCCGTATGCAAAGGGTGCAACTGGAAATGTTGCCACTGAGGATGTTGTTTACATGCTGGATGGAATTGGAGTGAAAACCAACGTGGACCTCGGAAAGCTCATGCAGGCCGGAGATTTCATCTGCAAGCATTTAGGACGTGCATCGAATTCAAGAGCCGCAACTGCGTTGAGTAAAGTTAAAGCTCATACTTCCAAACTTTGA
- the LOC112797755 gene encoding uncharacterized protein isoform X1 codes for MITIKGMQRGRFLNPIPQLVTGFSSSAAAIPTCSSCDAMDTANQLQSLHSRYPEYTRDSTKATEHRNAFNKYNIRGLSQCLNWPKRFNDNSHAASYLVNHHFTSDRNTDAKDFSSKLLKGIPDFVKIVEVGPRDGLQNEKSIVPTDVKVELIKLLVSSGLSVIEATSFVSPKWVPQLADAKDVLEGIQDVEGVSFPVLTPNLKGFEAAVAAGAKEVAVFPAASESFSKANLNSGIEDNLARCRDIASASRSYSIPIRGYISCVVGCPFEGHVAPAKVAYVAKALNEMGCSEISLGDTIGVGTPGTVVPMLEAVLDVVPVDKLAVHFHDTYGQALSNTLISLQMGISVVDSSVSGLGGCPYAKGATGNVATEDVVYMLDGIGVKTNVDLGKLMQAGDFICKHLGRASNSRAATALSKVKAHTSKL; via the exons ATGATTACAATCAAGGGTATGCAAAGGGGGCGATTCTTGAATCCTATACCCCAACTTGTTACTGGATTCTCAAGCTCTGCTGCTGCAATCCCAACATGTTCCTCTTGTGATGCCATGGATACAGCTAATCAACTGCAATCTCTTCATTCTCG TTATCCTGAATACACAAGGGACAGTACAAAGGCCACAGAACATAGGAATGCATTCAACAAATACAATATAAGGGGCCTATCTCAATGCCTGAATTGGCCTAAAAGGTTTAATGATAATTCTCATGCTGCCAGCTACTTGGTAAACCATCATTTTACATCTGATCGAAATACAGATGCAAAGGATTTCTCAAGTAAG CTTCTTAAAGGTATTCCAGACTTTGTAAAGATAGTGGAGGTTGGTCCAAGGGATGGATTGCAGAATGAGAAGTCTATCGTTCCAACTGATGTAAAAGTTGAATTGATAAAGCTGCTGGTTTCTTCTGGGTTGTCTGTCATCGAGGCAACAAGTTTTGTATCACCAAAATGGGTTCCACAG TTGGCAGATGCAAAGGATGTATTGGAAGGCATTCAAGATGTGGAAGGTGTTAGCTTTCCTGTATTAACTCCAAACCTCAAA GGCTTTGAGGCAGCTGTTGCTGCTGGGGCTAAGGAAGTGGCTGTttttcctgcagcttctgaatcattCTCTAAAGCAAATCTCAACTCTGGCATTGAGGATAATCTTGCTCGTTGCCGAGACATTGCTTCAGCTTCTCGAAGCTACTCAATCCCCATTCGTGG ATATATATCATGTGTTGTGGGATGTCCTTTTGAAGGACATGTTGCTCCAGCCAAAGTAGCATATGTGGCAAAGGCACTTAATGAGATGGGTTGCTCAGAGATTTCACTAGGTGATACGATTGGTGTTGGTACACCTG GCACTGTCGTTCCAATGCTGGAAGCTGTTCTTGATGTTGTTCCAGTTGACAAGCTTGCTGTCCACTTTCATGATACTTATGGTCAGGCGCTTTCAAATACTCTAATTTCACTTCAG ATGGGGATCAGTGTAGTGGATTCATCTGTTTCCGGCCTTGGGGGTTGTCCGTATGCAAAGGGTGCAACTGGAAATGTTGCCACTGAGGATGTTGTTTACATGCTGGATGGAATTGGAGTGAAAACCAACGTGGACCTCGGAAAGCTCATGCAGGCCGGAGATTTCATCTGCAAGCATTTAGGACGTGCATCGAATTCAAGAGCCGCAACTGCGTTGAGTAAAGTTAAAGCTCATACTTCCAAACTTTGA
- the LOC112797756 gene encoding V-type proton ATPase subunit d2 produces MYGFEAMTFNIHGGYLEAIVRGHRAGLLTTADYNNLCQCESLDDIKMHLSATEYGPYLQNEPSPLHTTTIVEKCTLKLVDDYKHMLCQATEPLSTFLEYITYGHMIDNVVLIVTGTLHERDVQELLEKCHPLGMFDSIATLAVAQNMRELYRLVLVDTPLAPYFSECITSEDLDDMNIEIMRNTLYKAYLEDFYRFCEKLGGATAEIMSDLLAFEADRRAVNITINSIGTELTRDDRRKLYSNFGLLYPYGHEELAVCEDIDQVRAVMEKYPPYQSIFAKLSYGESQMLDKAFYEEEVKRLCLAFEQQFHYAVFFAYMRLREQEIRNLMWISECVAQNQKSRVHDSVVFIF; encoded by the exons ATGTACGGATTCGAAGCTATGACCTTCAACATCCACGGCGGTTACCTGGAGGCCATAGTTCGCGGCCACCGCGCCGGACTCCTCACTACCGCAGACTACAACAACCTCTGCCAATGCGAATCCCTTGACGACATCAAGATGCACCTCTCCGCCACCGAGTACGGCCCTTACCTCCAAAACG AGCCTTCTCCATTGCATACAACTACCATCGTGGAGAAATGCACTCTTAAGCTGGTTGATGATTACAAGCACATGCTGTGCCAAGCCACCGAACCCTTGTCAACCTTTTTAGAATACATCAC ATATGGTCACATGATTGATAATGTTGTTTTGATTGTTACTGGCACCTTGCATGAGAGAGATGTTCAAGAACTACTAGAAAAGTGCCATCCGCTTGGCATGTTTGATAG CATTGCTACTCTGGCAGTTGCTCAGAATATGCGGGAGCTTTACAGGCTGGTTCTTGTTGATACTCCACTTGCTCCATACTTCTCTGAGTGCATTACATCTGAG GACTTGGATGATATGAACATTGAAATAATGAGGAACACTCTTTACAAGGCCTACCTTGAAGACTTTTACAGATTTTGTGAG AAATTGGGTGGTGCTACTGCTGAGATCATGTCTGACCTTCTAGCTTTTGAGGCTGATAGAAGAGCTGTGAATATTACCATAAATAG CATTGGTACTGAGCTCACCAGAGATGATCGCAGAAAATTGTACTCTAATTTTGGTTTACT TTACCCATATGGTCATGAGGAACTTGCTGTTTGTGAGGACATTGATCAG GTTCGAGCTGTTATGGAGAAGTATCCCCCCTATCAGTCTATTTTTGCCAAGTTATCCTATGGAGAGAGCCAGATGCTTGACAAGGCATTTTATGAGGAAGAGGTGAAGAGGCTTTGCTTAGCATTTGAGCAACAG TTTCATTATGCCGTATTCTTCGCATACATGAGGTTAAGGGAACAAGAGATCAGGAACCTAATGTGGATTTCTGAGTGTGTGGCTCAGAATCAGAAGTCCAGAGTTCATGACAGTGTTGTCTTTATATTTTAG
- the LOC112797757 gene encoding uncharacterized protein — protein MLTILRLNQKKFVTRISHKTTWYLCSTLKFCTQPQSQSSLQTTEVDNLILLNKTSSYPCSTFKWCTQPKTSLETKPIDVDTITRIINDHPFPDQPLHPILLHHLPPSTITTRLIENVLGRLFASHCNGLKALEFFNFTLHHSHSPLSPDSLEKTLHILTRMRYFEKAWSLLKEIGRTHPSLLTLKSMSIMLTKIAKFQSTDNILEAFRRMEHDVFVGKVFGTDEFNVLLKAFCTQRRMKETRSVFVKMAPRFPANTKTMNILLLGFKESGDVTSVELFYHEMVKRGFSPDGVTYNIRIDAYCKKACLGDALRVLDEMEQRGFVPTIETITTLIHGAGLARNKGKAWQLFNEIPSRNLVVDTGAYNALISTLVRVKHIESALSLMDEMVDKHIELDGVTHHTMFLGLKRTKGIEGVSEFYQTMTKRNFVPKTRTVVTLMKYFCQNSRVDLGLSLWKYMVERGHCPHSHALDILVTGLCSRNLLQEAFECSKQLLERGRHMSTASFSMMENFLLKAGHKEKLKDLDQMIKKLQSILPPSRGHATGISTSRIIE, from the coding sequence ATGCTCACAATACTTAGGCTGAACCAAAAGAAATTCGTCACCCGAATTTCACACAAAACAACTTGGTATCTATGTTCCACCCTCAAATTTTGCACTCAACCTCAATCTCAATCATCTTTGCAAACAACAGAAGTTGACAACCTCATACTCCTCAATAAGACAAGCTCATACCCATGTTCCACATTCAAATGGTGCACTCAACCTAAAACATCTTTGGAGACAAAACCAATTGATGTGGACACCATCACCAGAATCATCAATGACCACCCTTTCCCTGACCAACCCCTTCACCCCATACTGCTACATCACCTCCCTCCTTCCACCATCACCACCCGGCTTATTGAAAATGTCCTTGGTCGCCTCTTTGCTTCACATTGCAACGGCCTCAAGGCTCTTGAGTTCTTTAACTTCACCCTCCACCATTCCCACTCTCCCCTCAGTCCCGATTCCTTGGAGAAGACTCTTCATATTCTTACTAGGATGAGGTATTTTGAGAAAGCTTGGAGCTTGTTAAAGGAAATTGGGAGAACCCATCCTTCACTCCTCACACTCAAATCCATGAGCATTATGTTGACCAAAATTGCCAAATTTCAATCCACTGACAACATTCTTGAAGCTTTTAGGAGGATGGAGCATGATGTGTTTGTTGGGAAGGTGTTTGGAACTGATGAGTTCAATGTGCTTCTGAAAGCATTTTGCACTCAGAGGCGGATGAAGGAGACTAGGTCTGTATTTGTTAAGATGGCACCGAGGTTTCCTGCGAATACTAAGACCATGAACATTTTGCTGTTGGGGTTCAAGGAATCAGGTGATGTTACCTCTGTTGAGCTCTTCTATCATGAAATGGTTAAGAGGGGTTTTAGTCCTGATGGTGTGACTTATAATATTAGGATTGATGCTTACTGCAAAAAAGCTTGTTTAGGTGATGCTTTGAGGGTTTTGGATGAAATGGAGCAGAGGGGTTTTGTCCCTACAATCGAAACCATAACCACATTAATCCATGGAGCAGGGTTGGCACGGAACAAAGGAAAGGCATGGCAATTGTTCAACGAGATTCCATCTAGAAACTTGGTTGTGGATACTGGTGCCTATAATGCTCTGATTAGTACATTGGTTAGAGTCAAACATATTGAATCTGCGCTTTCCTTGATGGACGAGATGGTTGATAAACACATTGAGCTTGATGGGGTAACTCACCACACAATGTTCTTAGGGTTGAAGAGGACAAAGGGGATTGAAGGGGTGAGTGAATTTTACCAGACAATGACTAAAAGGAATTTTGTTCCGAAAACAAGAACAGTTGTGACACTAATGAAATATTTCTGCCAAAATTCTCGTGTTGATTTGGGTTTGAGTTTATGGAAATACATGGTTGAGAGAGGGCATTGTCCTCATTCTCATGCTTTGGATATTCTAGTCACTGGATTATGCTCCCGGAATTTATTGCAAGAAGCTTTTGAGTGCTCCAAACAATTGTTAGAAAGAGGAAGACATATGAGCACTGCTTCATTTTCAATGATGGAAAATTTTTTACTGAAGGCTGGTCACAAAGAAAAGTTGAAGGATCTAGATCAAATGATTAAAAAATTGCAAAGTATCTTACCACCATCAAGAGGACATGCTACTGGTATTTCTACCTCCAGGATTATAGAatag